The Silene latifolia isolate original U9 population chromosome Y, ASM4854445v1, whole genome shotgun sequence sequence cgccacTAGTCTACCTCTTCCAACccttcggtccaggtcaaggatcactaagaataaaggtctaactgcgtcgactcaattaggtaattacaattaattgtagcatttaaacaacgaagacggtaccagcattaacctagtaaatcgattactctcccttcatattacggatcccctatagtctcagcatgagaaaattagctactcataatcgttgAATTAACAATGACAACAAATAAGTAATTGGGATTAAACATTATAACAACTGACAAAGATTGAATCAGGAAACTATTATGATAACGATAAATAGAGGGGAATTCAAGCAAATAATAGAATTTAGAATAAAGTAGAATGATAGTACCAATCGCGAAATCCAATCCGAGTAACGAAAGATAAAGAGAGCGCaaaaatccaagaacagtagtAAGGAAATACAGTGAAAATCCAACGAACGAAGGAAGGAGAGAGCCCCCTAACGTAGTCCTGCTGCTCTATCTTATACCAAatattcatcctaaaacctaatctatggactaattacaaaagcccataatatgATTAAGCGGAAATTAGCTAAAACATaggaaaccgctcgatcgagtagaaataatctactcgatcgaataaagcatcaccaaaccactcgatcgagtggaaataaccccctcgatcgagcacctcttgcaAAAGCTCCTCGATgggctccttaaactggtcgatcgaccagtcttgagtacataaagcactcgatcgaatagtgaaccactcgatcgagctatataggcacgttaggacttgaattgcttcccgaactcagctcacgcgtcttccaagtgttagatttcccagctccggctccttattttccatgaatgcatacaattgggacaattaaggctcgatttagctcctcttcggtcaattcctgcaaattacaaataacggaccaaagtagaatattcgggggtatttgtagccagatgctacataaaaagtacagaaatgcgtgtaaaaatgaggtgaaaaccttatataaaagacacgcatcaaatctccccaaaccaaacctttgcttgtcctcaagcaaaaatgaatgcaactaagggtgaacaatggaacgggaccaacgcatcagctacaaatcacccactagaaccaatttaatgcgataatatgacaaagtggcagtgaaaagtgcaaacgagttaaattaatgtttcaaacttactgaaccgtcgaccttccaagactcaaaagatatcggactctcacgggtcgctcgtcactcaaaatcaggcacaaggtgagtatatatgtgaaagatagaaagaaatcagacactcacctaactcgacctataagaacatgcatgcagttaacatgaataaagtctctacaaccgtacatatgcattccaaccatactaatgaccaagacacgtgccgaggacttacatttaggtaagtgaggtaatgggtaagaaggggctaaaatgaatttggatatgtggggttaatagccgggctagcaacaacggatccaaacataaactgcatcccaacttcgtactcatggcagcaagataaaacggtgcaaaattatgcactaaactcacaaaacaccaaaaatcgtcaactccccataaaatatagataagacatgggagtgtgaatcattgtacaattctcattctttttcatttttgatttttcttcattttccattttttcttttcttttctttttcgcattttttcgttctcttttttttttttcaattcaacatttttttttcttttttttctttctttctttcccttcaattcttccaccatcttctgaaatcagataaaataaccatattgcaataaaacattccaagaactactcgttactagctcagctagggtaggaagtattatagaaagtagttgataggacaaaaaggcaatttggctatgtgaggctcatgggtagaatgaaataaaggggactgcctctcctaacacgtgtcaccatccacagaccgaatgcatacaggtattaagaagactagactcatgcttatgcaaattgatgttacatgtcttaaagagagtactactcacatcctaaatgaaaccggtcatgaatgtcaccagtttaaaaaaactctaacctcagaatgtaatgtagcttgccgacataatgaatcaagtctattcgttcagataaggaggaaacaaaaactcatagattatgcacataatcacgccaactaaatgtcaagaaaaatgcagggctcaagtaaggattcaaagtagcgtcaatgttcaaacgttccgacccaaaattaaacatgaaatttgaaattttttgaaattttatatgatttttttgaagtaaaacaaacaacaatgcatgcggaaataataaacatggaagcagaaatgcaagaaaacatgcagacacagatatggatgcatacctccccaaaccaaaccgtacaatgccctcattgtaccaaaaatagggaaagaaatgcaaactgaaaggaaaaggagaagtggagtcggaaaacttacaaaacgtcataaggagggacctccccaaaccgaccatgaacatgggaggtcaaagaaagtcaagcaaagctccatagacgtaaaacaacaaatgagtcaaaaccactcgaccgaactcttggaacagctcgatcgagtgaaccagtgcattggaagggctcgatcgagtgaaaaaccactcgatcgagtaggcgtgggttcggatctggtcgatcgaggacattatcactcgatcgagtgaaagctgcctcagaaagtgctcgatcgaacacaatatcattcgatcgagtcctttgacCTGCAACACACGCAAAAAAAAGCAAGGAAATGCATGGGAAgttcataaaacagcgtctaatGTTCAACTTAAAGCTAAAGAAAATTAAATAGTTCAAcagaagtacaataaaacagtccgggctgcctcccggagagcgctggtttaagaggtcccgcacgacctttctggcattaattaactggcgcgtcgagctcgtcgaagcgcaagactttaacacgattgtctgcttcagtcgcctcgtggtaatgcttcacatattggccattcaccttgaatctacgcCCCTCGGAATCTTAAAGCTCCacagatccaaatttggtaacagctgtcaccgtataaggaccactccatctggacttcagcttgccaggaaatagtctcagccgggcattaaacagcagcaccttttgcccaacatggaactcccgaggtaggattctcttgtcatgccatctcttcgtcttttctttgtaaatgtgcgagctgtcataggcattaagcctaaactcctctaattcatctagtCAAAAAACGACGATtcgaccacacaacttaggatcataattaagctcacgaattgcccaccaggccttacattccaattcaacaggtaagtgacacgatttcccataaactagcctataaggtgatgcaccaattggtgtcttaaaggcggttctataagcccataatgtgtcatctagattaagactccagtccttccgtgatttagaaactaccttagacaagatctctttcaactcgcgattagagacctctacctgaccactagtttggggatgataccccaaaccacgccggtgttggacaccaactctagacagtatggaagttagtttcttttctttgaaatgcatccccccatcactaatgacgaccctagggacaccaaaacggaggaatatgatctttttgaacatctttatcacggtcttagcatcacaatggggtgaagcaattgcctcaacccattttgacacatagtctctgactactaagatgtacctattacctttttggatgggaacggtccttggaaatcaatgccccagacatcgaaaacctcaacctctaggatgtcgttttgtggcatctcatgtctctttgaaatgtttcCCGATCGTTGGCAAGCGTCACAagttgaaacaaaagacttagcgtcggAAACAAAGAAAGGCCAAGAAGAAAACCAgtctgaagtaccttagccacggtgcgcgatggaccgtggtgaccaccatatgaagaggagtgatagCCTTCCAGGattattttggtctcccactgcggaatacaccgtctgtagagaccgtctgcacattccttaaacaagtaaggatcatcccagaagtactgcttagcgttatacagaaaacgcttcttttgctgatgagaaaggtcaaaggcgacttgccactgacaacgaagttagctatatctgcataccaaggttcttggttaacaatagacgatataacagcaattaaagtatcgtcaggaaaagaatcatcaatgggtagggaatcttccccttcttgtcgcatcagtcgcgacaagtgatcagctacaacgttctcagctcctttcttatccctgatctgcaaatcaaactcctgaagaaggagtatccatctcagtagccgtggtttggcctccttcttagcaaggagatgcctcaaagctgcatggtcagtaaaaatagtgacttctgacccaactaaataagtacgaaacttctctaaggcataaactatagctaacagctccttcttagtggtagtgtacttcacttgagcctcatccagagttcggctcgcatagtagatagcattcaaggctttgtctttcctctggccaagtaccgctcctagtgcatagtcactcgcatcacacatgacctcaaacggcaagtcccagttgggaggctgtatgatcggcccagagactaaagcctgctttaacctgttaaaagcagaaagacaagcatcagtaaacacaaaaggggcatccttaagtagcaactgtgtaagtggtttagcaattttggagaaatccttgataaaccggcgataaaagccggtgTGACCAagaaaactcctcacccccttaacgttaacaggaggtggtaattgctgaatcacttccatctttgctttatcaacttctattcccctatcagaaactaagtgccctaagacaactccctcgttgaccataaagtggcacttctcccgattcaaagacgaGATTGACCTCAATACAAATGACtgaacactttctcaaggttagacagcaGACGaaaaaaatcacttccatatacactgaaatcgtccataaaaacttccatgatagactcaatatattctgaaaatatccccatcatacacctttggaaggtggcgggggcattgcacaaaccaaaaggcattctcgaTACGCAAAAATGCCTTTAGacagtaaatgtagtcttagcttgatcgtgcaggtggatagggatccgaaagaacccgaatacccgtctaaagagcagaaaaatttatgagaagctaacctttctaccatttgatcaataaaaggaaggggaaagtgatctttcttagtggcggcattcaaatgtctgtagtctatgcacatccgccaaccgccttactactcgagtaggtattaattcattcttctcattatTAACTAcgattgtccctcctttcttcgggaccacccgtctggactcacccatctagaattaccgacgagaataaataataccgcatccagcagccttcattacctcagcccgtcacgacatcttgcatcttctcgtTCACCCGACCACATCGCAAGGTTTGTAATCCTCCtccactctatcctgtgcatacaaatatcgggactaatccccgtgatatcgtccgatgaatagcccattgctttctgtttttcttaagtatagctaacaaagaggtcaccgatcatcactaagcttggcactgacAATGAccggatattgctctgtatcgtctaagaaagcatatttaagatgataagggagaggcttacgttaggtacctttacctcaatggagcaaagagtgctaattaTTTGTTCCACCtgttctccctcatgctcatctaaatcatcaacaagtaaATCCAACGCAGTCATCGCTGCCTGGCTATCCGAACACTcgtcaaaaagcataagagcttctaatgggtccttcataaaagaacccggccataagtcataaatagactcgtcaatgatatcgaccgaatagcaagtgtcctctatcattgggtgggctaaagtaatCTTGGGCAaccgaatgtgatagcgtcatcccctactcgcaagagtcgacgcccttatCTCGACATCGATAATGAccctgtacaaaggaatggtcttcctaagataatttgggtccgagcGTCCTcgcctatatccaaaacaatgaaatctcttcGGGatataaagcttgcctattttcacagcacgtcctctaagacacctaagggtctcctaacgatctatcaccatctcgtagggtaatattagtcactttgaaatgactcatcttcgatttcttgcagacaggaagggcaTGACACCGACACTGCaccacctaaatcgcaaagggccttatcaataaccatattacctatgacacggtaatagaaaagctgcccggtctttcatttttggaggggccttattcaacaaagaaattactagactcttccataaatgaaattgtctcaaattcactcaaatttctcttacgcgtcacaatatccttcataaacttagcgtaagtgggtacctgagtaacaagttcggaaaagggaacagttacctggaggttcttcacgacgtccacgaacttaccgtactgctgCTCGATTTTTGCGTCCTTTAGACGACTTgagaagggtaccctggtagcgatgagtggcccCGCAACCTTTTCCTTACCCTTATCATTGCGTGACGTCTCGAcaacaggggaagatgacacggtggcggtattagatagtaaattaggatccccgccacttaaagtactggatcgagtacttttatcagtcgatcgaccaattgccTTTcttgtttcactcgatcgaccttgtttttcactcgatcgagtgatttcttcagcatagttactcgatcgagtaagattgtcactcgatcgaccaacttggaattctgcgcttctcgatcgaccaccgttttcactcgatcgagttgtagggtgagttaaactgctcgatcgagtagaaaggttactcgatcgagtggttacagcacacgcagcaagtatttccttcaaaaactcgtctaaatcatcatccgagttatcgtcagctatcaaaacctcgtcttcttcatgagtaaggtcattttgaaaattcattgcaccTCGATcggatcgcaaattggaagaagcttggcttggtctcaTCGCGAGTGTTAATCTAGCGccacttgttctttcaattccgatataatcGTTTGATTGCCGTGACATCTTTGACATACTCAACATGATggattttaattcggcaatttcttctcttgcggaaggagagaccggttgtggtaatcggcgtagaaggggtagaatcattcttgatttcttcatacagctgggagaaaggaactccctgcttgtatttcTGGTAGGCAAGAACGCGCTCAACACTTTCCATGCATaagatagggtcatgcccttccgtgccacatctaccacatggctctttaTGCTCCGTAATagtaggcatcttggcaaataaactttcaAAGCAACTGCTAACCTGCAAACTGATCAAaaatttgcagaaatgagatcagtctcaaggaatgaattccttgagatGAGGGaccaacttaattaaagcaacaagtttgcgccacctccccggcaacggcgccaaaatttgacacgactgtcgcgtacctgtcaaaaataaccaactggctctaactaatatagctagggaagtcgggtcgaatccacagagaggtaggaaaatgtcagctaaatctaagttcgtcaagtaaacaacttgggggtttataaaatgtgatttctaaactaaagagaacaaGGAGAATAGAAATAAAGGaaggaattaaacagataaagaagaacagctaagacaatcggttcaccataatcatccggtcaagtaatctaggtcccaggtcaatgcagtacggtctaaggggtagcgaatgtcacctttcggtccttaattcaccctaaagtgtaaacagtttaactttcaccctcactgcaatactctattgttcacCACTAGTCTACCTCTTCCAACccttcggtccaggtcaaggatcactaagaataaaggtctaactgcgtcgactcaattaggcaattataattaattgtagcatttaaacaacgaagacggtaccagcattaacctagtaaatcgattactctcccttcatattacggatcccctatagtctcagcatgagaaaattagctactcataatcgttgAATTAACAATGACAACAAATAGGTAATTGGGATTAAACATTATAACAACTCGACAAAGATTGAATCGGTGAACTATTATGATAACGATAAATAGAGGGGAATTCAAGCAAATAATAGAATTTAGAATAAAGTAGAATGATAGTACCAATCGCGAAATCCAATCCGAGTAACGAAAGATAAAGAGAGCGCAAAAATCCAAGAACAAAGAGTAAGGAAATACAAAGAAAATCCAACGAACGAAGGAAGGAGAGAGCCCCCTAACGTAGTCCTGCTGCTCTATCTTATACCAAatattcatcctaaaacctaatctatggactaattacaaaagcccataatatgattaggcgaaaattagctaaaacataggaaaccgctcgatcgagtagaaataatctactcgatcgaacaaagcatcaccaaaccactcgatcgagtggaaataaccccctcgatcgagcacctcttgcaAAAGCTCCTCGATgggctccttaaactggtcgatcgaccagtcttgagtacataaagcactcgatcgaatagtgaaccactcgatcgagctatataggtacgttaggacttgaattgcttcccgaactcagctcacgcgtcttccaagtgttagatttcccagctccggctccttattttccatgaatgcatacaattgggacaattaaggctcgatttagctcctcttcggtcaattcctgcaaattacaaataacggaccaaagtagaatattcgggggtatttgtagccagatgctacataaaaagtacataaatgcgtgtaaaaatgaggtgaaaaccttatataaaagacacgcatcagttaaCGCAATTTGTGcagtttcaaatcaataataagatgaatcagtttgcttacgacttgtctcatttatattgcgattcaattgattgttttaataaCGTTGAGAATGAGGTCGAGGATAGAcaggtggaagaagaagaggaggaggtggaACCGCCTCCCCAGTtagtaaaagggttggaagaataCGACCAAAGAAGCTCGGTAATCGAAGATACCGAAGTTTTTAATGTGGGGACTACCTTAGAGCCTCAAGAGCTTAAGATAGGAACAACCTTAGATCCCGCAGAAAGGAAGGGGTTTGTTGAATTGTTGAATGAATTCAAAGATgtatttgcttggtcctacaaagatatgccgggTATTGATAGGGAAATTCCAGAGCACAAGATTCCGATCAAGCCAGGGTTCAAACCAGTAAAGCAGAAGCCATGTAGAATGCATACCGAGTGGTCTTTAAAAGTCAAAGAAGAGattgataaacagttcaaggccgggttcatcaaagtatcggaATACTCGGATTGGATAGCTAATGTGGTGCCAgtgccaaagaaagacggaaaggTTCGGGTCTGTGTTGATTTTCGTGATCTAAATAAGgctagtccaaaggacgactttccgttacctcacattgacatcttggttgacaataccgcTAACCATGTAttattatcctttatggatgggtacgTCGGTTACAACTAGataaaaatggccgaggaagatatgcacaagactgctttcacaacaccatggggcacttattgctacacagtaatgccgtttggattaataaaTGCAAAAGTCGACTTACGAGAGAACAAAGAACGACGTTCTTTGCATGATATGATTTATAAGGAAGTAGAGgtctacgtcgatgacatgatcgtaaaATCGAAGGAACATAATAACCATTTGATGGCATTACGAAAATTCTTCGAGAGGTTGAGAAAGTATAATATGAGATTAAACCCACAGAAGTGCGCGTTCGGGGTCACCTCTGGCAAGCTTTTGGGTCATATCGTTAGCCATCGTGGCATCGAAATCGACCCATCAAAGATTAAAGCCATTATGGAAATGCCCCATCCTAAaaccgagaaagaaattcgaggtttcttGGGCCGAGTGCAATACATAAGCCGTTTCGTCTCAAAActaactatgatctgcgaaccaatTTTTAAGAAATTGAAAGTTGGGGAGCATATTATGTGGGATGACCAATGCCAAGCCGCGTTTGATAAGATAAAGGAAGTGTTATCTTCTCCGCCATTCTCGATCCGCTCAGTAGCGGCTTGCCTCTATCACCGTATTTAACGATTCTGATATCTGCGATGGGAGCAATGCTGGCACAAACCgttgacaaagaagaaagagcaatttactaccttagtaaaaagttcttggagtatgaatcaaAGTATACAAGATTAGAAAAGACATGCCTAGCTTTAGTccgggcaacgaagaagctacgtcactatatGCTCCTACGGTGTGAgtatatattccaaaatggaccccatcaagtacttgtttgaaaAGCCGGTGCTAAACGGCAGAATGTCAAGATGGACCCTCATGCTAtcggaattcgatctcaaatatgtgccGCTGAAAGCGATAAAAGGAAAGGTCGTTGCCGATTTCCTGGCCGATAATCCAGTCGAAGAAACTGACATTATTGACACTTGGTCGTTCCCAGATGAGGATATTGTCCATGTTGAAGATGATGCATGGGATCTATATTTCGATGGGGCTTCGAATAACATGGGATGCGGAATAGGTGTCCTTATCATTTCACCGAGAGAAGAGCACGTACCAGTTTCGATCAaattggacttcgccgtcacaaaTAACGCCgcggaatacgaagcatgcctacttGGTTTGCAGAGCGCTAACAAGTTAGGAGTCATGAAGTTGACAGTACACGGGGATTCCTCCTTGGTCATTAATCAAGTGACGGGGTCATGGAAGATCAAAAGTAGCAGCCTAGCACCCTACCAGGCTAAGATAGAAGAGCTAGAAAAACTCTTCGAAGAGGTGCGATACGTGTACCTCCCAAGGGAGGAAAATTAGTTCGCTGACGCACTGTCGAAACTGGCAGCGTTGATAAACATCCCTGATCTTATGGATAGCATGCCATTGTGTGTCGAACAAAGGTCTTCACTAGCTTATATAAATGCTGTCGATGATGGAGAGGAAAGCGAagccgaaccttggtatgcatCCATCGTGAGATTCAAAGAAGCAGGAGAATACCCTGCTGACCTCGATACACGTGGAAAGCGTGCATTGTGAATGTTATCCGCCCAATTCGTTAAAACTAACGATGGACAATTGTATAAGAAGACAGCACAGGGTGTCCTGTTGCGATGCGTCGACAAGACAACGTCAGAaaaggtcatggaagaagtccacgacggggaATATGGGCCGCATATGAACTCCCACATGCTAGTTCGGAAGATCATGAGGTTAGGATACAATTGGACAACAATGGAAACAGATTGTCGCAGATATGTCCGGCATTGTCACAATTGCGAAATATTTGCGAATATTCAACATGTACCACCTTCTAtgctatacaccatgacgtcaccttggcctttctcaacctggggaatcgacatcatcggaaaagtaaaCCCTTCCGAACAGAGGGCATTATTATATCCTAGTCGCTATTGATTACTTTACCAAGTGGGTAGAGGCCAAGTCTTACAAAGTGCTAAATGCGAAGCAAGTAGCCAAGTTTATTCAGAATGACATCATCTGTCGGTACGGAATGCCACACGAGTTCATCAGTGATCATGGAACTCACTTTCAAGCTGAGACAGCcgttatacttgaaaagtatagaaTCAAGCATCATAAGTCATCCCCATATCGACCTCAGACAAATGGAGCAGTGGAGGCCGCTAACAAAACGGTGGCTACTATATTGAGAAAGATGTCTGACAATACAAGGAGTGGCCGGAGAAGATACCCTTCGCGTTGTGGGGATATAGAACATCCATCGAATGCGACCACAGGGGCAACCCCGTACTATCTAGTTTACGGGATGGAAGCGATAACCAACAAACCGAAGTACCCTCCCTGCGCATCTTGCTCGAAAGTCGAGTCCCGCGGATTGGGTCCAAGCCAGATATGATTCGTTGGTGTTACTTGATGAGCGTCGTTTGAATGCGTTGTGTCATGTTCACTCTATCGAAAAAGGATAGAGCGGGAttttaacaagaaggtgaagcCTGTGGAATTAATGAAggcgatttagttctcaaatcagtaAGGACTTTATTACCAGTCGATCCAAGAGGGAAGTTTAAGCctaattgggccggtccttatCTCGTGAAGAAGATACTCACAGGAGGCGCGGTACGTTTGACAGATTTGGATGGAAATGATTTCTCGAATCCAACGAATCTGGATCAGTTGAAGAAGTACTATCCTTAAGACCTCACTCTCAAAGTTATGAAATAACACTTGAATTGTGATGTATTTGAATAAGTTTTAAGTTTGGCATTTGTTGCCACTGCCTGAAATGTTTTATGAGAGAACTATgacctcggtttgattctgttgaaaaGCAGATACGTAGGCAACCCTTGAAAAGGGTACAACcacaataaaaatgaaatattCAATGCAGAAACTGaggatttctaataaataatacgTGTCTTTTATTTTGATAAATCCGGGCGACGCCCATTACAAATCAAACTAACAGGAAAGCAAATAAAAgcataatagtaatactaaataATAGAGCCGTAACTACCACCTATATTTAGTTGGGTCGCGTGTCCCGTCACTACGAGACGATGTCTCACCCATCATCATTCTTGCCCGTTTCTTCGGGGGGACCACGTTGTCTTCTCGCGGGCCCAATCTCTCTTTTACGCTTGGTCGAGGGCCAAGTCTCTCTGCAAGTGTCGGAACGTCACCACTTGTAGTACCCAGTTGG is a genomic window containing:
- the LOC141627649 gene encoding uncharacterized protein LOC141627649, translating into MDPIKYLFEKPVLNGRMSRWTLMLSEFDLKYVPLKAIKGKVVADFLADNPVEETDIIDTWSFPDEDIVHVEDDAWDLYFDGASNNMGCGIGVLIISPREEHVPVSIKLDFAVTNNAAEYEACLLGLQSANKLGVMKLTVHGDSSLVINQVTGSWKIKSSSLAPYQAKIEELEKLFEEVRYVMPLCVEQRSSLAYINAVDDGEESEAEPWYASIVRFKEAGEYPADLDTRGKRAL